Proteins encoded together in one Acidobacteriota bacterium window:
- a CDS encoding DUF6036 family nucleotidyltransferase: MTTGGLREPWRSFLLEVDQRLGGPTELHCLGGFVLAERHGLLRPTADVDIIEARGTTDLRTLQDIGGKGSELARRHQVFLDIVTVATVPEDYEQRLVDIPFGELKHLRLRAFERHDLVLAKLARNADHDRDDVKHLALGPGLDCNLLRERYQTELRFQFGNVVAADLTLELWLAMITEVQGLRPR, encoded by the coding sequence ATGACCACCGGCGGCTTGCGCGAACCCTGGCGATCATTCCTGCTCGAGGTTGATCAGCGGCTCGGAGGTCCGACCGAGCTGCACTGCCTCGGCGGCTTCGTCCTTGCGGAACGCCATGGACTGCTCCGCCCCACCGCCGACGTCGACATCATCGAGGCCCGAGGCACCACCGATCTTCGCACCCTGCAAGACATCGGCGGCAAGGGAAGTGAGCTGGCTCGCCGCCACCAGGTCTTCCTCGACATCGTTACCGTGGCGACCGTGCCAGAAGACTATGAGCAGCGACTGGTGGACATCCCATTCGGCGAGTTGAAACACCTCCGCCTCAGGGCGTTCGAGCGGCACGATCTGGTCCTGGCCAAGCTGGCACGTAATGCCGATCACGACCGCGACGACGTGAAACATCTCGCGCTGGGACCCGGATTGGACTGTAACCTTCTGCGAGAGCGGTACCAGACGGAGCTTCGCTTCCAGTTCGGCAATGTCGTCGCTGCCGACCTGACGCTTGAACTATGGCTCGCGATGATCACCGAAGTTCAAGGCCTGCGGCCGCGTTGA
- a CDS encoding helix-turn-helix transcriptional regulator codes for MTGLQLKASREQRQWNQQQLAEQLGVSQAYVSLLERGRRPLPPDLVDRLACCLDLPATALPLRAGKPLDSASATQAVGTLGYDGFAYLRDRQPANPAEVLLRALGADHLDARVVESLPWLVRTYANLDWDWVVSRAKQADLQNRLGFVVSVARGLAEAAREVQTTAVLRTLEARLENSRLQKQDAFGRSSMTNAEERWLQQHSSPEAKHWNMLSTLTARTPQP; via the coding sequence ATGACCGGCCTGCAGCTAAAGGCATCCCGCGAGCAGCGCCAATGGAACCAGCAACAACTGGCCGAGCAGTTGGGCGTCTCGCAGGCCTATGTGTCGCTTCTGGAGCGCGGTCGACGGCCACTGCCTCCGGACCTCGTGGACCGGTTGGCATGTTGTCTCGACCTGCCGGCCACGGCGCTGCCGCTTCGCGCCGGCAAACCACTTGATAGCGCCAGTGCCACGCAAGCGGTTGGAACGCTGGGCTACGACGGGTTCGCTTATTTGCGCGATCGCCAGCCGGCCAATCCCGCCGAGGTTCTGTTGCGAGCACTCGGGGCCGACCATCTCGATGCGCGAGTGGTGGAGTCGCTGCCGTGGCTGGTGCGCACGTACGCCAACCTCGATTGGGATTGGGTGGTGTCTCGCGCGAAGCAGGCGGACCTGCAGAACCGGCTCGGCTTCGTGGTTTCGGTGGCTCGGGGCCTCGCGGAAGCCGCGCGCGAGGTCCAGACGACGGCAGTGCTGCGGACGCTTGAAGCGCGTCTCGAAAACTCCCGCCTTCAGAAACAGGATGCGTTTGGCCGGTCCTCAATGACCAACGCCGAAGAGCGCTGGCTGCAACAGCACAGCTCTCCGGAAGCCAAGCATTGGAACATGCTCAGCACGCTGACCGCTCGCACGCCACAGCCATGA
- a CDS encoding histone deacetylase family protein: MRAFYHPRQSVHDPQQFMRYGRMVPAKDLPARVDALLGALRAMGVEPEAPKGDHVDARLAVHTAGFLAYLETAWDHWRTLPEHGPEVWPNTFPYWSGRPEERARPDCPAESIVARTGWYLGDLSVALGPNSWESIRESCNTAVSAADAVAASQGLVYALCRPSGHHARADRASGFCFLNNTAVAAQRLRSAFNRVAILDVDAHHGDGTQQIFYSRADVLTVSIHADPKNYYPFFTGYTGETGIGEGEGFNLNLPLAHGSTGGTMMTAVDTACARIQQFGAEALVVALGFDAHARDPIGVLKLEAGDFGAIGRRVRELQLPTLVVQEGGYAIDVLGDCLTAWLRGSKQVTGDQEIRRNRVYF, encoded by the coding sequence ATGCGAGCGTTCTATCACCCGCGGCAGTCGGTTCACGATCCGCAGCAGTTCATGCGCTACGGCCGGATGGTGCCGGCGAAAGACTTGCCGGCCAGGGTGGACGCGCTACTCGGCGCGCTGCGCGCGATGGGAGTGGAACCGGAGGCGCCGAAAGGCGATCACGTGGATGCGCGCCTGGCGGTGCACACCGCCGGCTTCCTGGCGTACCTGGAGACCGCCTGGGACCATTGGCGCACGCTGCCGGAACACGGTCCAGAGGTGTGGCCCAACACGTTTCCCTATTGGAGCGGACGCCCGGAAGAGCGCGCGCGTCCAGACTGCCCGGCCGAAAGCATTGTCGCGCGCACCGGATGGTACTTGGGCGACCTGTCGGTGGCGCTCGGACCGAACAGCTGGGAGTCAATCCGCGAATCGTGCAACACCGCGGTGTCCGCAGCCGATGCCGTGGCCGCGTCGCAAGGCCTGGTCTACGCGCTGTGCCGGCCATCGGGACATCACGCGCGAGCCGATCGCGCGTCGGGGTTCTGTTTCCTGAATAACACCGCGGTGGCAGCGCAGCGGCTTCGCTCGGCATTCAACCGCGTCGCCATTCTCGACGTCGATGCCCATCACGGCGACGGCACGCAGCAGATCTTCTACTCCCGGGCCGACGTGCTGACGGTGTCGATCCACGCCGACCCAAAGAATTACTATCCGTTCTTCACCGGCTATACCGGCGAGACGGGTATCGGCGAAGGCGAGGGCTTCAACCTTAACCTGCCACTCGCCCATGGCTCGACCGGCGGCACCATGATGACGGCGGTGGACACCGCCTGCGCACGTATCCAGCAGTTCGGCGCGGAGGCGCTGGTCGTGGCGCTTGGCTTCGATGCACACGCCCGTGATCCCATTGGCGTGCTGAAGCTCGAGGCCGGGGACTTCGGTGCCATCGGCCGCCGTGTGCGCGAGCTGCAACTACCGACCCTGGTAGTCCAGGAAGGCGGCTACGCCATCGACGTGCTGGGCGATTGCCTGACGGCTTGGCTAAGGGGGAGCAAGCAAGTAACAGGAGATCAAGAGATAAGGAGAAACCGGGTTTACTTCTGA
- a CDS encoding mismatch-specific DNA-glycosylase yields MREDFSSFPPLRDRIQPGVQVLFVGINPGVRSALSGHHFAGPSNRFWKLLFESRLVPERITFEDDDRLPEFGYGITNIVPRATPSISTLGPAEYVDGRLRLRRKVLRFKPPVIAMVGVTVFRAMFPERKDKVTLGPQPERIGDTEVFVLPNPSGRNANFTYAEMLAAFRALRKRVNRR; encoded by the coding sequence ATGCGCGAGGATTTCAGTTCGTTCCCGCCCCTGCGCGACCGCATCCAGCCCGGTGTCCAGGTCCTGTTTGTTGGCATTAACCCAGGCGTGCGTTCGGCACTGAGCGGCCATCACTTCGCCGGCCCCTCGAACCGGTTCTGGAAGTTGCTGTTCGAGTCGCGGCTGGTGCCCGAGCGCATCACCTTTGAAGACGATGACCGACTGCCGGAGTTTGGTTACGGCATCACCAACATCGTGCCGAGGGCGACGCCGAGTATCAGCACGCTCGGGCCGGCGGAGTATGTGGACGGACGGCTGCGGCTGCGGCGCAAGGTGCTGCGCTTCAAGCCGCCCGTCATTGCGATGGTCGGGGTGACGGTGTTCCGGGCGATGTTTCCGGAGCGCAAGGACAAGGTGACGCTCGGGCCACAGCCGGAACGCATTGGCGACACCGAAGTGTTCGTGCTGCCCAACCCGAGCGGGCGCAACGCGAATTTCACGTACGCGGAGATGCTCGCGGCCTTCCGGGCACTACGCAAGAGGGTCAACAGGAGATAA
- a CDS encoding dihydrofolate reductase family protein yields the protein MLQLRYSVASSLDGYIAGPSGEFDWIVVDPEIDFEALYAGFGGLVMGRRSYEVFQATGGSPGPALPTYVYSRTLPEGERNGVTFAHDAVSHVRALKASGSGKPLWLWGGGDLCRELAAAGLLDGIDVAIIPVVLGKGLPMMATPGPQLSLKLKSQRLYKQSGTLFVEYDVVNG from the coding sequence ATGCTACAGCTCAGATACTCCGTCGCCTCGAGCCTCGACGGCTACATTGCCGGTCCCAGCGGCGAGTTCGACTGGATCGTCGTGGACCCAGAGATCGACTTCGAGGCGCTCTATGCCGGCTTCGGCGGACTGGTCATGGGCCGTCGCTCCTACGAAGTGTTCCAGGCCACCGGCGGCTCGCCTGGTCCGGCGCTGCCAACCTATGTCTACTCGCGGACGTTGCCTGAGGGCGAGCGCAACGGCGTAACCTTCGCGCATGACGCCGTCAGCCACGTCCGCGCGCTCAAGGCATCGGGATCGGGCAAGCCGCTGTGGCTGTGGGGTGGTGGCGACCTGTGCCGCGAGCTGGCCGCGGCGGGACTGCTCGACGGCATCGACGTGGCGATCATCCCGGTGGTGCTTGGCAAGGGCCTGCCGATGATGGCCACGCCGGGACCGCAACTGAGCCTGAAGCTCAAGTCGCAGCGTCTCTATAAGCAGAGCGGCACGTTGTTCGTCGAGTACGACGTCGTGAACGGATAA